A stretch of the Bacillus anthracis str. Vollum genome encodes the following:
- a CDS encoding ABC transporter permease, which produces MRKFSHVFSFYFREAFLSKKSLITSAILFLIVFGLFAFNHFTADNDKGKDKFAVVTESDTYKVQESDVTKLLPSAKVTVENKDKFNELRKQVEDGDLDGLFRITEKNGIPEVTYMYSGFPSQSTATLMASYLKEQYTAVMIEKNNVSAEVAKQLQMEIPLKQEAVKDHASSFGIGYVFSFALYMFIVIFGAAIGTTVASEKSSRVMELMLPKVKPLTMLHAKILAIVSSALLLLVIASFGFVVPNLLGWVDLENASLIGLTLDFSKLDAIVISMFFVYFVTGYLLYAMLYAAVGAVVSKIEDVQSLSFPITMLGMAAFFISLKSLFDPNSTLAIVSSYIPFFTPMVTFSRLVSGEAGTVEIIVTLVILLVTIVIVNMLTSRIYVNGVMNYSDKVKFKDLAKFIKRQ; this is translated from the coding sequence ATGCGTAAATTTTCACATGTATTTTCATTTTATTTTAGAGAAGCGTTTTTATCTAAAAAATCATTAATTACGAGTGCGATTTTATTTTTAATTGTGTTTGGGCTTTTTGCTTTTAATCATTTCACAGCTGATAACGATAAAGGAAAAGATAAATTTGCTGTAGTAACAGAAAGCGATACGTATAAAGTGCAAGAAAGTGATGTAACAAAGTTACTTCCGTCTGCTAAAGTAACGGTAGAAAATAAGGATAAGTTTAATGAGTTGCGTAAGCAAGTAGAAGATGGGGATTTAGACGGTTTATTCCGTATTACAGAAAAGAATGGTATTCCAGAAGTGACGTATATGTATAGTGGTTTTCCAAGTCAATCAACTGCTACACTTATGGCGAGTTATTTGAAGGAACAGTATACAGCGGTAATGATTGAAAAAAATAACGTATCTGCAGAAGTAGCAAAGCAGTTACAGATGGAAATTCCGTTAAAGCAAGAGGCGGTAAAGGATCACGCATCTTCCTTTGGGATTGGCTATGTTTTCTCGTTTGCTTTATATATGTTTATTGTTATCTTTGGTGCTGCAATTGGAACAACTGTAGCATCTGAAAAATCATCCCGTGTTATGGAGTTAATGCTTCCGAAAGTAAAACCATTAACAATGCTACATGCCAAAATTTTAGCAATTGTTTCTAGTGCTTTACTATTACTTGTTATTGCTTCTTTCGGTTTTGTTGTACCAAATTTATTAGGATGGGTAGATTTAGAAAATGCATCTTTAATAGGACTCACACTAGATTTTTCTAAATTGGATGCTATAGTAATTAGTATGTTCTTTGTGTATTTTGTTACGGGTTACTTACTATACGCAATGCTATATGCAGCGGTTGGTGCTGTTGTGTCAAAAATTGAGGATGTACAATCTCTTTCGTTCCCAATTACAATGTTAGGTATGGCAGCATTTTTTATTAGTCTTAAATCATTATTTGATCCAAATAGTACATTAGCTATAGTTAGTTCATATATTCCATTCTTTACACCTATGGTTACTTTTTCAAGGCTTGTATCTGGTGAAGCGGGCACTGTAGAAATTATTGTGACGTTAGTCATTTTATTGGTGACTATTGTTATCGTCAATATGCTTACAAGCCGCA
- a CDS encoding ABC transporter ATP-binding protein gives MSLQIQNLTKQFGESKAVNSLQISLPKGEVLGLLGRNGAGKTTTIKMLLGLLTPNEGSITWDGKTFGTSGVTIGYLPEERGLYTKSRVIDQLRYFGRLEGMAKKEVDLAIDHWLDRLAIPEYKFKTAGELSKGNQQKIQLIAALLHNPELLILDEPFSGLDPVNAGMLASIIEEQVQSGKTIILSSHRMEQVEAFCQHVCILKKGEAVVKGQLSDIKKEYGFRNLTIEDTEENEKGLQAIHVSYEKQQGLLYVKVQDDAEALNILQQLQEQGVTLRQFKMLEPTLNEIFVERAK, from the coding sequence TTGAGTTTACAAATTCAAAACTTAACGAAACAATTTGGGGAATCAAAAGCTGTTAACAGCTTGCAAATTTCATTACCAAAAGGTGAAGTGTTAGGATTACTTGGACGAAATGGTGCAGGAAAAACAACGACAATCAAAATGCTTCTCGGATTATTAACGCCTAATGAAGGCTCTATTACATGGGATGGAAAAACATTTGGGACTAGTGGGGTAACGATAGGATACTTACCAGAAGAAAGAGGTTTATATACAAAAAGTAGAGTAATAGACCAGTTGCGATATTTTGGTAGATTAGAAGGAATGGCGAAAAAAGAAGTAGATCTTGCTATTGATCATTGGTTAGATCGATTAGCGATACCAGAATATAAATTTAAAACAGCAGGAGAGCTTTCAAAAGGGAACCAGCAAAAAATTCAATTAATTGCTGCTCTTCTTCATAATCCAGAACTTCTCATTTTAGATGAGCCATTTAGCGGACTGGATCCAGTTAACGCTGGGATGTTAGCTAGCATTATTGAAGAACAAGTACAGAGCGGAAAGACAATTATTTTATCTAGTCATCGTATGGAACAAGTAGAAGCTTTTTGCCAACATGTATGTATTTTGAAAAAAGGAGAAGCAGTCGTAAAAGGCCAGTTAAGTGATATAAAAAAAGAATATGGTTTCCGTAATTTAACGATTGAAGATACAGAAGAGAATGAGAAGGGGTTACAAGCTATACATGTATCGTATGAAAAACAACAAGGCCTTCTTTATGTAAAAGTACAAGATGATGCAGAAGCTCTCAACATTTTACAACAATTGCAAGAGCAAGGTGTTACTTTACGACAATTTAAAATGTTAGAGCCGACGTTAAACGAAATCTTTGTAGAGAGGGCGAAATAA
- a CDS encoding 5'-nucleotidase, lipoprotein e(P4) family: protein MKMKRGITTLLSVAVLSTSLVACSGTTEKTVAKEEKVKLTDQQLMADLWYQTAGEMKALYYQGYNTGQLKLDAALAKGTEKKPAIVLDLDETVLDNSPHQAMSVKTGKGYPYKWDDWINKAEAEALPGSIDFLKYTESKGVDIYYISNRKTNQLDATIKNLERVGAPQATKEHILLQDPKEKGKEKRRELVSQTHDIVLFFGDNLSDFTGFDGKSVKDRNQAVTDSKAQFGEKFIIFPNPMYGDWEGALYDYNFKKSDAEKDKIRHDNLKSFDAK, encoded by the coding sequence ATGAAGATGAAGAGGGGCATTACCACTTTATTATCTGTAGCAGTTCTATCTACATCACTTGTAGCATGTTCAGGAACAACAGAGAAAACAGTGGCGAAAGAAGAGAAAGTAAAATTAACAGACCAGCAATTAATGGCTGATTTATGGTATCAAACAGCCGGTGAAATGAAAGCACTGTACTACCAAGGATACAATACCGGTCAATTGAAACTTGATGCAGCTCTTGCAAAAGGGACAGAGAAAAAACCTGCTATCGTACTTGATTTAGATGAAACTGTTTTAGATAATAGTCCTCATCAAGCAATGAGCGTAAAAACAGGCAAAGGCTATCCATATAAATGGGATGACTGGATTAATAAAGCTGAAGCTGAGGCCCTTCCAGGTTCAATTGATTTCTTAAAATATACAGAGTCTAAAGGAGTAGACATTTACTACATCTCAAATCGTAAAACGAACCAATTAGATGCAACAATTAAAAATCTTGAGCGTGTAGGCGCTCCTCAAGCAACGAAAGAACATATATTACTACAAGATCCGAAAGAAAAAGGAAAAGAAAAACGACGTGAACTCGTTTCTCAAACACATGATATCGTCTTATTCTTCGGTGATAACTTATCTGACTTCACTGGTTTTGATGGAAAGTCTGTAAAAGATCGCAATCAAGCAGTAACAGATTCAAAAGCACAATTTGGTGAGAAATTTATTATTTTCCCAAATCCGATGTATGGTGATTGGGAAGGCGCTTTATATGATTATAATTTCAAAAAATCAGATGCAGAAAAAGATAAAATCCGTCATGACAACTTAAAATCATTTGATGCAAAATAA
- the motA gene encoding flagellar motor stator protein MotA, whose protein sequence is MDFATIIGLILGFVAVVVGMVVKGADVTSLLNPAAALIIFIGTLAAVCIAFPMNQLKRVPKLFKVLFGSNKKDLSYEQLLELFVHWTSESRKYGILSLEQQLDKIQDEFLLRGMKFVIDGVSAEDLEQILEAELEAIEERHAKGAAIFSQAGTYAPTLGVLGAVIGLVAALGNLTDIEKLGHAISGAFIATIFGIFSGYVLWHPFANKLKQKSAAEIEKKRLIIDCLLMLQEGTYPFIMKNRILGSLSATERKKLEKGAEKNAE, encoded by the coding sequence ATGGATTTTGCAACAATTATTGGACTTATTTTAGGATTTGTAGCAGTGGTAGTAGGGATGGTTGTCAAGGGCGCTGACGTAACATCCTTATTGAATCCTGCCGCGGCATTAATTATTTTTATCGGTACATTAGCTGCAGTATGTATAGCCTTTCCGATGAATCAACTAAAAAGAGTTCCAAAATTATTTAAAGTTCTTTTTGGTTCAAATAAAAAGGATTTAAGTTATGAACAGTTGCTAGAATTATTTGTTCATTGGACATCAGAAAGTAGAAAATACGGTATTTTGTCTTTAGAGCAACAATTAGACAAAATTCAAGATGAATTTCTTTTACGTGGTATGAAATTTGTAATTGATGGCGTATCTGCAGAAGATTTAGAACAGATTTTAGAAGCTGAATTAGAAGCAATTGAAGAAAGGCATGCAAAGGGAGCTGCAATTTTTTCTCAAGCTGGTACATATGCACCAACACTAGGGGTTTTAGGTGCTGTTATCGGTCTTGTAGCTGCACTTGGTAATTTAACTGATATTGAAAAGTTAGGACATGCTATTTCAGGTGCGTTTATTGCGACGATTTTTGGTATTTTTTCAGGTTATGTATTATGGCATCCATTTGCTAATAAGTTAAAACAAAAATCTGCAGCTGAAATCGAAAAAAAGCGTTTAATCATTGATTGTTTATTAATGTTACAAGAAGGTACATATCCGTTTATTATGAAGAACCGCATTTTAGGTTCACTATCTGCGACTGAGCGTAAAAAGCTAGAAAAAGGAGCAGAAAAAAATGCGGAGTAA
- a CDS encoding M15 family metallopeptidase: MKKIIIISAATIVIGITSFAYFGSKSPLQNEARAVESQQHSNHQKEEIPAFPKADHNAKKLDNDFSVVTNPDSNLVLVNKHRKLPDGYTPEDLTRPNVPFTSPKDKEKTLLRKDAADALENMFEAAKKEGLELTAVSGYRSYKRQKSLHDTYVRRQGKAEADSVSAIPGTSEHQTGLAMDISSKSAKFQLEPIFGETAEGKWVAKHAHEFGFVIRYLEDKTETTEYSYEPWHLRYVGNPYATYIYKHHLTLEEAMEDKK, translated from the coding sequence ATGAAAAAAATAATTATTATTTCTGCCGCTACTATTGTAATCGGTATCACATCTTTCGCTTATTTCGGTTCCAAATCACCACTACAAAACGAGGCGAGAGCTGTCGAAAGTCAACAACATAGTAATCACCAAAAAGAAGAGATTCCTGCTTTTCCAAAAGCTGATCATAACGCCAAGAAGCTAGACAATGATTTTTCCGTTGTAACAAATCCAGATTCTAACCTTGTATTAGTTAATAAACATCGAAAACTACCAGATGGATACACACCTGAAGACTTAACAAGACCAAATGTACCATTTACTAGTCCGAAAGATAAAGAAAAAACATTGCTACGCAAAGATGCTGCAGATGCGCTTGAAAATATGTTTGAAGCAGCAAAGAAAGAAGGACTTGAACTTACAGCTGTATCTGGTTATCGTTCATACAAACGCCAAAAATCATTACATGATACATACGTTAGACGTCAAGGAAAAGCCGAGGCAGATTCAGTAAGCGCTATTCCTGGTACGAGTGAACATCAAACTGGTTTAGCAATGGATATTAGTTCAAAATCTGCTAAATTCCAATTAGAGCCTATTTTTGGAGAGACAGCCGAAGGTAAATGGGTTGCAAAACATGCTCATGAATTTGGCTTTGTCATTCGTTATTTAGAAGATAAAACAGAAACAACCGAATATTCATATGAACCGTGGCATTTGCGCTACGTTGGAAATCCATACGCTACATACATATATAAACATCATTTAACATTAGAAGAAGCGATGGAAGACAAAAAATAA
- a CDS encoding acyl-CoA thioesterase: MKRISYIEDFEQWESGFSFYNSVKVRFGEVDMFGHVNNVVAFTYFEEARIALFKELGFMQEWTHESSETMIVVADLQCNFIKQIYFDEQLKVYVKAGSVGNSSLDLHYMVKNAEGEVCLVGRGMMVQASKKTGRGEPWPEEWKKKLLQ, from the coding sequence ATGAAGAGGATTTCTTATATTGAAGACTTTGAGCAATGGGAAAGTGGTTTTTCGTTTTACAACTCTGTAAAGGTTCGTTTTGGTGAAGTAGATATGTTTGGACATGTAAATAATGTCGTTGCCTTTACCTATTTTGAAGAAGCACGTATCGCATTGTTTAAAGAACTTGGATTTATGCAAGAATGGACGCATGAATCTTCAGAAACGATGATTGTTGTTGCGGATTTACAATGTAATTTTATTAAGCAAATATATTTTGATGAACAGTTGAAGGTGTATGTAAAGGCGGGATCAGTTGGGAATTCTTCATTAGATTTGCATTATATGGTGAAGAATGCAGAAGGAGAAGTTTGCTTAGTTGGTCGTGGAATGATGGTTCAAGCATCGAAAAAAACGGGAAGAGGCGAACCGTGGCCTGAAGAGTGGAAGAAAAAATTACTACAATAA
- the sdhB gene encoding succinate dehydrogenase iron-sulfur subunit, which yields MSEKTIRLIITRQDGPDAQAFDQEFEIPYRPNMNIISALMEIRRNPVDSKGNQTTPIAWDMNCLEEVCGACSMVINGKPRQSCTALIDQLEQPIRLKPMKTFPVVRDLQVDRSRMFNALKRVKAWIPIDGTYDLGPGPRMPEKKRQWAYELSKCMTCGVCLESCPNVNSKSDFIGPAPLSQARLFNSHPTGEMHKADRLRAIMGDGGLANCGNSQNCVQSCPKGIPLTTSIAALNRDTTIQSFKDFFGSDNNY from the coding sequence ATGTCTGAGAAAACAATCCGCCTCATCATTACGAGACAAGACGGACCAGACGCGCAAGCGTTTGATCAAGAGTTTGAAATTCCTTATCGTCCGAATATGAATATTATTTCGGCGCTTATGGAAATTCGCCGTAATCCTGTTGATTCAAAAGGAAACCAAACGACTCCGATTGCGTGGGATATGAACTGTTTAGAGGAAGTGTGTGGTGCATGTTCGATGGTGATTAACGGAAAACCACGTCAATCATGTACAGCACTTATCGATCAATTAGAGCAACCAATTCGCTTAAAACCGATGAAGACATTCCCGGTTGTTCGTGACTTACAAGTTGACCGTAGTCGCATGTTTAATGCTCTAAAACGTGTTAAAGCTTGGATTCCAATTGATGGTACGTATGACTTAGGACCAGGGCCAAGAATGCCAGAGAAGAAACGTCAATGGGCTTATGAGCTTTCAAAATGTATGACATGTGGTGTTTGCTTAGAATCATGTCCAAACGTAAATAGTAAATCTGACTTTATTGGACCAGCACCGTTATCACAAGCTCGTTTATTCAACTCACATCCAACGGGTGAAATGCATAAAGCAGATCGCTTACGTGCAATTATGGGTGATGGAGGACTTGCAAACTGTGGTAACTCTCAAAACTGTGTGCAATCATGTCCAAAGGGTATTCCATTAACAACTTCAATTGCGGCGTTAAACCGTGATACAACAATTCAATCGTTCAAAGATTTCTTTGGTAGCGACAATAACTATTAA
- the sdhA gene encoding succinate dehydrogenase flavoprotein subunit has product MKGKLIVVGGGLAGLMATIKAAEAGVNVELFSLVPVKRSHSVCAQGGINGAVNTKGEGDSPWIHFDDTIYGGDFLANQPPVKAMCEAAPGIIHLMDRMGVMFNRTEEGLLDFRRFGGTQHHRTAFAGATTGQQLLYALDEQVRRHEVAGLVTKYEGWDFLRAVVDDEGVCRGIVAQDLQTMEIKSFGADAVIMATGGPGIIFGKSTNSIINTGTAASAVYQQGAYYANGEFIQIHPTAIPGDDKLRLMSESARGEGGRVWTYKDGKPWYFLEEKYPAYGNLVPRDIATREIFDVCVEQKLGINGENMVYLDLSHKDPKELDIKLGGIIEIYEKFTGDDPRKLPMKIFPAVHYSMGGLWVDYKQMTNIPGLFAAGECDYSMHGGNRLGANSLLSAIYGGMVAGPNAIEYMKGLSKSSDAVSSTVYEQNELIETEKFNNILTLDGNENAYVLHKELGEWMTDNVTVVRENKKLLETDAKIEELMARYKRININDTARWSNQGASFTRQLANMFELARVITIGAYNRNESRGAHYKPEFPNRDDANFLKTTMAKFEGEGNAPAFHYEDVDISLIKPRKRDYSSKHDVAAKGEEKGDKQHV; this is encoded by the coding sequence ATGAAAGGGAAACTTATAGTAGTCGGCGGTGGCTTGGCTGGCTTAATGGCAACGATTAAAGCGGCGGAAGCAGGAGTAAATGTTGAACTGTTCTCTTTAGTACCAGTAAAACGTTCGCATTCTGTATGTGCCCAAGGTGGAATTAACGGTGCCGTGAATACGAAAGGTGAAGGGGATTCTCCATGGATCCACTTTGACGATACAATTTATGGTGGGGACTTCTTAGCGAACCAACCACCAGTTAAAGCAATGTGTGAAGCAGCACCTGGTATCATTCATTTAATGGACCGTATGGGTGTTATGTTCAACCGTACGGAAGAAGGACTTCTTGATTTCCGTCGTTTTGGTGGAACGCAACATCACCGTACAGCATTTGCTGGTGCAACAACTGGACAGCAATTACTATACGCATTAGATGAGCAAGTACGTCGTCATGAAGTAGCAGGACTTGTAACGAAATATGAAGGTTGGGATTTCTTACGAGCTGTTGTTGATGACGAAGGTGTGTGCCGAGGAATCGTTGCACAAGACTTACAAACAATGGAGATTAAAAGTTTCGGAGCTGATGCCGTGATTATGGCAACAGGGGGCCCTGGTATCATCTTCGGAAAATCAACTAACTCTATTATTAATACAGGTACAGCAGCTTCTGCTGTATATCAACAAGGCGCATATTATGCAAACGGTGAGTTCATTCAAATTCACCCAACGGCAATTCCTGGAGACGATAAATTACGTCTTATGAGTGAATCTGCACGTGGTGAAGGTGGACGTGTTTGGACATATAAAGATGGTAAACCATGGTACTTCTTAGAAGAAAAATATCCGGCTTACGGAAATCTTGTACCTCGTGATATCGCAACGCGTGAAATCTTTGATGTTTGCGTAGAGCAAAAACTAGGTATTAACGGTGAAAATATGGTTTACTTAGATCTTTCTCATAAAGATCCGAAAGAACTAGATATTAAACTTGGTGGAATTATTGAAATCTATGAGAAATTTACAGGTGATGATCCTCGTAAACTACCAATGAAAATCTTCCCAGCTGTTCACTATTCAATGGGCGGACTATGGGTTGATTATAAACAGATGACAAATATTCCAGGTTTATTTGCAGCAGGTGAGTGTGATTATTCTATGCACGGTGGTAACCGTCTTGGTGCGAACTCACTATTATCAGCAATTTACGGTGGTATGGTAGCAGGACCGAATGCAATTGAATATATGAAAGGTCTTTCTAAATCATCAGATGCTGTTTCATCTACTGTGTATGAACAAAATGAATTAATCGAAACAGAGAAATTTAACAATATTTTAACGCTCGATGGTAACGAAAATGCGTATGTTCTTCATAAAGAGCTTGGAGAATGGATGACAGATAACGTTACAGTAGTTCGTGAAAATAAAAAATTATTAGAAACAGATGCAAAAATTGAAGAGTTAATGGCTCGTTATAAACGTATTAACATTAACGATACAGCAAGATGGAGTAACCAAGGTGCTTCATTTACACGCCAACTTGCAAATATGTTTGAGCTAGCACGTGTTATTACAATTGGTGCATATAACCGTAATGAGAGCCGTGGGGCGCATTACAAACCTGAATTCCCAAATCGTGATGATGCAAACTTCTTAAAAACTACGATGGCAAAATTTGAAGGAGAAGGAAATGCACCAGCATTCCATTATGAAGATGTGGATATTTCATTAATTAAACCACGTAAACGTGATTATTCTTCAAAACACGATGTAGCTGCTAAGGGTGAAGAGAAGGGGGATAAACAACATGTCTGA
- the sdhC gene encoding succinate dehydrogenase cytochrome B558: MKGREYTFRKWHSLMGVIPVGVFLTQHLIVNNFATRGAEAFNKAAGFMELLPFRYALEIFIIFLPILYHAIYGLYIAFTAKNNAVSYGYFRNWMFVFQRISGIVTLIFIAWHVWETRIQAMLGKEVNYDMMADILNNPAMFAFYLVGVVSTIFHFANGLWTFCISWGITVSPRSQRISTYVTLAIFLGLSYVGVSALLAFIDPQLANQ, translated from the coding sequence ATCCCGGTTGGTGTCTTTTTGACGCAACATTTAATTGTAAACAACTTTGCAACACGAGGAGCAGAGGCTTTTAACAAAGCTGCAGGCTTTATGGAGCTCCTTCCATTCCGGTATGCGCTAGAAATTTTCATTATCTTTTTACCAATACTGTACCATGCTATATATGGCTTATATATTGCATTTACAGCTAAGAACAATGCGGTTTCTTACGGTTATTTCCGTAATTGGATGTTCGTCTTCCAAAGAATTTCAGGTATCGTTACGCTGATTTTCATTGCTTGGCACGTCTGGGAAACTCGTATTCAAGCAATGTTAGGTAAAGAGGTAAACTATGATATGATGGCTGATATTTTAAACAATCCAGCTATGTTCGCATTCTACTTAGTTGGTGTTGTTTCAACAATTTTCCACTTTGCAAATGGACTATGGACATTCTGCATTAGCTGGGGAATTACAGTATCACCACGTTCACAAAGAATCTCTACTTATGTAACATTAGCTATTTTCTTAGGTCTATCTTATGTAGGTGTGAGTGCATTATTAGCGTTCATCGATCCACAGCTAGCAAACCAGTAA